The following are encoded in a window of Panicum virgatum strain AP13 chromosome 5N, P.virgatum_v5, whole genome shotgun sequence genomic DNA:
- the LOC120672224 gene encoding nuclear transcription factor Y subunit B-3-like: MADDGGSHEGGGGVREQDRFLPIANISRIMKKAVPANGKIAKDAKETLQECVSEFISFVTSEASDKCQKEKRKTINGDDLLWAMATLGFEEYVEPLKMYLHKYREMEGDSKLSTKAGEGSVKKDAISPHGGTSSSSNQLVQHGVYNQGMGYMQPQYHNGDT; the protein is encoded by the exons ATGGCGGACGACGGCGGGAGccacgagggcggcggcggcgtccgggagCAGGACCGGTTCCTGCCCATCGCCAACATCAGCCGCATCATGAAGAAGGCCGTCCCGGCTAACGGCAAGATCGCCAAGGATGCCAAGGAGACCCTGCAGGAGTGCGTCTCCGAGTTCATCTCCTTCGTCACCAGCGA GGCCAGCGACAAGTGCCAGAAGGAGAAGCGCAAGACCATCAACGGCGATGATCTGCTCTGGGCGATGGCTACGCTCGGATTCGAGGAGTACGTCGAGCCCCTCAAGATGTACCTACACAAGTACAGAGAG ATGGAG GGTGATAGTAAGTTGTCTACAAAGGCTGGTGAGGGCTCTGTAAAGAAGGATGCAATTAGTCCCCATGGTGGCACCAGTAGCTCAAGTAACCAG TTGGTTCAACATGGAGTTTACAACCAAGGGATGGGCTATATGCAACCACAG TACCATAATGGGGATACCTAA